The DNA region GTCACCCGGATGATCGACCTGCGAAACCGCGTGGAGCGCGAGATCGACCCGCCGCCCTTTCTGGGGCGGACCGAGTACCTGAACCTTCCCCTGCTGCCATATCGCAACCGTGCCCTGAACGCTGCCACTGCCGAGGCGCGGAGCAATGCCGATCACTACCGTGCATCCCTGGATTACGCGGCCAACCAGATCATGACGGTCCTCGGGGCCATCCTTGACGCGCCGCCCGGTCCCGTGCTGGTCCATTGCCACGCCGGAAAGGACCGCACTCGTCTGATAGTGGCCCTGTGCCTGGAACTGTCAGGGGTGCCGCCTGAGCGGATCGCCGACGATTATGCAGCGAGCGAGCCGGAGCTGGCGACGCTTTACGAGGCTGCCAGGGCTCGGAGGACACCTGAGGCTTGGTCGAAGCTCGAACCTTTCGTGGCCCCACGCCCAGAGGACGTTCTGGCGGCTTTGGCACATCTCGACACCAACTGGGGTGGCGTGGGGCCGTACCTCACAACCCACGGGTTCAGTTCAAATGAGCAGGCAGCCCTCGCCGCACGTCTGCTTCCCCCGCCTCTGTCAGAGTTTTGACTTAACCCGCTCTCTACCATGCCCCTGATGCTCCCCCACCTCACGCAACTCGTGACCGACGTGGACGGCGCCTGGGCCGCCGCCATAGGCGGACTTGACGGCCTGCTCGTCGAGGGTCACGCCGCCGCCGACACCGACCTGGGCCTCCTCGTGGCCGAACACGCCGGGCTGATGCGTGTGGCCAATGCCTCCTACAGCGACACCCTCGGCGACGTCAACCCGCGTGAGCTGTACCTGCGCGGCGAGCGGGTCAGCGTGTATCTGCACCCCATCACCCCCGACTTCTTCCTGCTCCTCGCCCTCGACGGGCGCAGCAACCTGGGTCAGGCCCGGCTGTACGGCCGCGCCGCCGCTCGCGGGCTGGAGGCCCAACTGTGAGGCTCGACGTTCTGCGCACCGTTCCCGGCCTGGTGGGGGGCGTCCTCGCCGGTCCCGACGGCCTGCCCCTGGAGATGGTGGGGCCGGGCGGAGACGCCCTCGCCGCCGAGCTGACCTCGCTGGGAGCCGTCCTGGAACGCATGGGCCGCCGTCTGGGCGCCGGGGCCGTGACCCGGGTCGCCTTCACGTCCGAGCGGGTCGAGGTCGTCGCGGTCGCCGGGGAGACCTTCCTGCTCGCCGCCGCTCTGCAACGGGGCACCGACACCCGCGCCGCCGGTCAACTCCTCGCCCGCCTCGCCTCGGAACTCAGCGACCTGCCCGTGCTGGAGCACGCGTGATCGCGCCGCTGCTCGACGTTCGGGGCGTGCGGCACGCCGCCCTGGTGGACGCGCGCGGAGCCGTCGTCACCGCCGTCGGGGAGGAGGCGGACCTCGGCGTCGTGGGAGCGGGGCGGGCCGTGATCGGCAGCCTCCAGGCGGCCCTCGGCCAGGGGCAGTGGCAGGACCTTCTTCTCGACGTGGAGGGCGGCCCCCTGCTGCTGACCCCGCACGGCGACCAGATCCTGCTCACCGCCTTCGACGACGTGGCAAACCTGGGGCGCGTGCGCTTCGCGGTGCGGAGGCTGCTGGGGCAGGGGTAGGAACGCGAGTTCTCTCCCCGTCCCTCACCCGTCCAGCGTCTCGAAGCCGGGCACGCTGTCGAAGAGGCCCCGCAGCGGCAGGGTGGGAAGCGGCGTGCGAGTCCCGCCGACGGCGAAGCTCTCGACGCCCAGCAGGCGGGTTTCCAGCGCCTCACGCTCCTCGGGGCTCATGCGGCCCAGCAGGCTCGTCTCTCCCGTCTGGGTGCCGTGCGCGGCGAGGGCGGCCTTCTTGTTCTCCGCGTAGGCGGCGACGTTCATTCGCAGGGCGATGGTGTCCTCGCTGACCCCGTAGACCAGGGGGTCGAGGTCCTGCCCCATGCGCGAGATGCCCTGCGCCGCCTCGTGCGTGAACGCGGTGAAGTACAGGCGCCGGGGCCCCCCGCCCGCCACATGCCCGGTGCTGAAAAAGGCAGCAGTAGTCGCCCGGTGAATCTGGAGGTGGTCGATATGCCCGTATCCCCCGTGCGGGTCGAAGGTCACGACCACCTGGGGCCGCACCTCCTCGATCAGGGCGCGGAGTTTGACCTCCACATCGAGGGGCGAGACGTTCATCAGCGCGAGCGGGTCGTCGTATCGGGTGCGCTCGTAACGCCCCGAGTCGTGGTAGTCGAGGAAGATCGGTTCCGAAATCTCCAGCGCCCGGCACGCCTCGCGCAGTTCCCGCTCGCGTTGCTGGCCGAGGTCGTCCACCGTCATGCCCGGCACGGTGATCTTTCCGGCCTCGCCCCGGGTCGCGCAGGCGAGAAGTACCCGCACGCCCCGCCGCGCGTAGTGGGTGAGGGTGCCGCCGACGCTGAACGCCTCGTCGTCGGGGTGGGCGAACACCGCGAGGAGGGTGGGTTGCTCTGAGAACGTCACCGGGGCAGTGTACGCCGGGAACGTCCGCCCGCCGGTTGGCATATTCCTTAGGGTGAAAGAAGCCTTGCGTACCCTCAGGGCGCTGCTGGCGCAACTTGTCCTCGCGCTGATCGGCCAGCCGGTGCCGGGTCCGGCGAGGCCCGAACGGAGACGCTCTGCCCGGAAACAGGAGCGGCCGGAGAAGGAGGAAGCTCCCGTCGGCCCGGTCGGAACGCTGCGAACGGTGGCGCGAGAAGCATTTTACGCGCTGATCGGTCAACCCTCTCCGGGCGAACCCTCCTCCGCTTCCAGGCGCAGGCCGCGCTCGTAGAAGTCCCACAACTCGTCCGTCCAGCCCTCGTAGATGCGGCGGCGGTTGCCCAGGTCGGCGGCCTCCAGCGCCTCCCCGAGCGCCCGGTAAAAGCGGCTGCCCTGCTCGCGCATCGCCCGGGCCGTCCAGTACGTCTCGGAACCCAGCAGGGTGCTCAGGCGGCCCTGGTCGGAAGAGGGAACGGTCATGGGGGACATGATGCGGGGAGGACGCTACCCTGGCGCCGATGACCTCCCCCTCCTCCCCCGTCGTGGGCCGTTTCGCTCCCAGCCCGACGGGCGCGATGCACCTGGGGAACGCGCGCACGGCCCTGCTCGCGTGGCTGCACTCCCGCGCCCTGGGGGGCCGACACCTCCTGCGTTTCGAGGACCTCGACACCGGGCGGGTGAGGGGCTGGGCCTTCGACACCACCCGCCGCGACCTGGAATGGCTGGGGCTGGACTGGGACGCGGAGTTCGTACAGTCGGAGCGGCTGGACGTGTACGCGGAGGCGGTAGCGCAGCTCGACACCTACCCCTGCACCTGCACCCGGCGCGAGGTGCTGGCGGCTATCCAGGCGAGCGCGGGGGCCCCCCACGGCGAGGAACCCGTCTACCCCGGAACGTGCCGGGCGGGCAGCGTGAACCCGGGGCGCCCCGCCGCCCTGCGCTGGCGGGTGCCCGACGAGACCGTGTGTGCCCATGACGTGCTGACTGGCGAGACCCTCTGCCAGCACCTCCACGGCGAGGTCGGTGACTTCGTGCTGCGCCGCAACGACGGGGCCTACGCCTACCACCTCGCGGTCGTGGTGGACGACGGCCTGATGGGCGTGACGGACGTGGTGCGCGGCGCCGACCTGTGGCCCGCCACGCCCCGGCAGGTAGCTCTGCAAAAGGCTTTGGGTTCCCCGACGCCGCGTTACCTCCATGTCCCCCTGATGACCGACTTTCGCGGCGAGCGCCTCGCCAAGCGGGGGGGAGCGCCGCCCCTGATGGCCCTGCAGGAGGGGGGAGAGGAGCCGGGCCGGGTGCTGGCGGCCCTGGCCCGCTCGCTCGGCTGGGAGGTGCCGGAAACGGTCTGTCCGGAAGAGTTACTGCCGTCCTGGCGGGCACAATTAGCTGCGGCCCAATTCCCTCTTTCCCCACAAACTTAGATGACTTGTCTAAGTTTTCCGAACGCGCGTTAGGGTCGAACCTTCTACCCTGTAGGCACCATGTCCCTGACACTCCCCAGCTACCCGCAGCCGGACGGGCGCGGGCGCTACGGACGCTTTGGCGGGCGCTACGTCCCCGAAACTCTTATCCCCGCGCTCGACGAACTAGAGGCCGCCTACCAGGCTGCCAAAGCCGATCCCGCCTTCCTGAACGAACTGGGCCGTCTCTTCAAGGAGTTCGTGGGTCGCCCCAGCCCCCTCTACCTCGCCCAGAGGCTGACGGACCACGCGGGCGGGGCGAAAATCTACCTCAAGCGCGAGGATTTCAACTACACGGGGGCTCACAAGATCAACAACTGTCTCGCACAGGCCCTCCTCGCCGTGCGGATGGGCAAGCGCCGCGTGATCGCCGAGACGGGCGCCGGGCAGCACGGGGTCGCCAGCGCGACCGCCGCCGCCCTGCTGGGCCTGGACTGCGTGGTGTACATGGGCGCCGAGGACATCCGCCGCCAGGCGCTGAACGTCTTCCGGATGCGACTCCTGGGCGCCGAGGTCCGCGAGGTCACCTCCGGCACGAGCACCCTCAAGGACGCGACCAACGAGGCGATCCGCGACTGGGTGACGAACGTGAGGGACACCTTCTACATCCTGGGCAGCGTGGTGGGCCCGCACCCCTACCCGGCGATGGTCCGCGACTTCCAGGCCGTGATCGGCGAGGAGGTCAAGGTGCAGCTTCAGGTGGTGGAGGGCCGTTCCGCCCCCGACGCCATCGTGGCGTGTGTGGGCGGGGGCTCGAACGCCATCGGCATCTTCGCGCCGTACGCCTACCTGCCCGAGGGCGAGCGTCCCCGGTTGATCGGCACCGAGGCCGCCGGGGAGGGCGTGGAGAGCGGCAGGCACGCGGCGAGCATGGCGGGTGGCCGAGTCGGCGTCCTCCACGGCTCGATGATGTACCTCCTGAACGACGACGAGGGCCAGATCGTCCCGCCGCACTCCATCAGCGCGGGCCTGGACTACCCCGGCATCGGCCCCGAACATTGCCACTACAGCGAAACGGGCGTGGCCGAGTACGTCCCCGTCACCGACGCGCAGGCCCTGGAGGCCCTGCAACTCCTGACCCGGCTGGAGGGCATCATTCCTGCCCTGGAAAGCGCGCACGCCGTCTACCACGCGGTGAGGCTGGCGCAGGAACTCGGGCCGGAGGGCGTCATCGTCGTCAACCTCTCCGGGCGCGGCGACAAGGACGTGGCGGAGGTCATGCGGCTGCTGGAGATGGAGCGGGATCAGGACCTGCTCGACAAGGACGTGGAGCGGGTCATCGAGGAGGTTGTGGCATGACCGCGACGTTGACGAGGGGGGCCGAGCGCATTCACGCCGCCTTCGACCGGGCGAAGGAGGAGGGGCGCGCCGCCTTCATGCCCTTCATGACGGCGGGTTATCCGAGCGCCGAGGAGTTTCCTGCCGTGGTCGACACCCTGCTCGCCCATGCCGACCTGCTGGAGGTGGGCATCCCCTACTCCGATCCCCTCGGGGACGGCCCCACCGTCCAGCGGGCGTCGGAGCAGGCGCTGGCGGGGGGGACGAGCACGCGGCGCACGCTCGCGCTCGTGAAGGACCTGCGGGAGCGGCACGACACGCCCATCGTGGTCATGACGTACGTGAACCCGATCTACGCCGTGGGGCCGCGCGAGTTCATGCGTCTTTGCAAGGACGCGGGGGTGGACGGCCTGATCCTCCCCGACCTGCCGCCCGACCAGGACCTCGAAATCGCCGACCTCGCCGCCGAGCACGGGCTGGCGGTGACCTTCCTGATCGCGCCGACGAGCACGCCGGGGCGGGTGCGGCTGGTGGCGGACGCCTGCACGGGTTTCCTGTACGCCGTCTCGGTGACGGGCGTGACCGGGGCGCGGGAGGGGTCGGCGCTCGGCGAGGTGCCCGCCATGCTCGCCCTCGCCCGGGAACACGCCCGGGTACCCGTCGCCGTGGGCTTCGGGGTGAAGGACGCCGCCACCGCCCATCAGGTCGCCAGGGTGGCGGACGGGGTGGTGGTGGGCAGCGCCTTCATCAATGCCGTGCGGGAAGGGCAGGACGTGGGGACGCTCGCCGCCAGCATCGCCGAGGGGTGCCGCCGGTAGGACCCGGTAGCACGACCGAGGGGCCAGCTTGCCGGGTTGAAGCTGACCCCTCCTCCATTTCTTCCCCTGGCCCCTTCACAGGGGCGCTTCGACCTTCCGCCGTGACACCGCTCGTGAGCGCGTGATGGCCTGCATCACCACCCAAGCCCCCAGGGTGAGCCCCGCGCACAGCAGGAACACCGCCCGGTAACCGAAAAGCTGCGCCCAGGCCCCCGACACGATGCCCGCGAACATGCTCCCTATGTTCATGGTGTTCGAGTACAGGGTGGTGGCGACGCCGAAGCGCCCCGGCATGAGTTCCTGGAAGTACGCCATCCCCAGCCCCGCCAGCACAGCGAGGACTGCCGCCCGCACCGCCTGGGTGACGATCAGAAGTGGCATCCCCTGCGCGAGAAAGAGCAACGCGAAGTGCAGCACGAAGAGGCCCATCGCCCACTTCACCAGCCGCTCGGTGGAGGGGAGCCGCCGCGCGGCCACGAAGGCGAGCATGAAGGGGATCTCCAGCAGGGCGCAGAAGCCCACGAGAAAGCCCACCTGCCCGTCCGTGCCGCCCAGCTCCCGGGTGACGAGCAGCGGGAACATCGTCATCCCCATGCTCATGCTCATGCCGTACAGCACGAAGGCGACGGCGACCGGGGCGAGGGGACGGCGGGGCCGTTCGTCCTGGGCCGCCTCGGTGGTGACGGCGTTCATGGCGACGGGGCGTGTGGCCCGCACCTGCAAGACGGGCAGGGCCGCCAGCGCGAGGCACCCCGCCGTGAGGAGAAAGAGCCCCCCGAAGTCCAGCCGCGCGAGGGCGAAGGCGCCGAGCCCCGGCCCCACCACCCAGGCGAGCGCGAAGACCGAACGCAGCGCCGTCACCGCCCGGTCGGGGAGGGTCCCCGGCGCCGCCGCGAACTGCGCCCGCGCGAGCGAGAACACCTGCGGGAAGGCCGCCGCCCCCGTCGCCAGCAGGGTCGCCCCGACGAGCAGCAGCCCTGGGTACGCCCGGGTAACGCTCAACCCCGCGTAGCCGAGGGCGGACGCCGCGAGCGCGAGCAGCAGGACGGGCCGTCGGTCGCTCAGCCGGTCCGACAGGCGGGCCAGACGGGTGCTGATCAGGACGCTGCTCACGGCCGTCAGGGTGAGGAAGACGCCCAGTTGCAGCGGCGTGAGTTGCAGGCGGTTCACGGCGAAGAGGGGAAGGAAGGGGGCGGCGAGCGACTGGGCCAGGCCGATCAGGAGCACCGTGAGGGCGAGCCCCGGGGCGTGGGGAAGGCGCCAGGCGGCGGCGAGAGCGGGAGAGGGGGCGTCCGACATGGGCGTCACCCTAAAGCGTTTGGGTGTGAAGGGTTTGGGAACGCCCCACCTCTCCCCGAATGACAGCGTGCTTTGGCCGGGTTGAAGTGTGACGACGCCCCCTTCTTCACAGGGGGCGGACGCTAGCAAGAAGATTTAACGTTGTACGCGCAGGTATTCAGGAGCAGGCTGCGAGGACTGAAAGCCAAAGGTGTAGGCCGTACCTGCACCCGGTGCGAGGCTCAGGCTGTGGAGATCATGGTCGCTGTATTCCAGTGCGACATACTCCTGCGCTCCCGTAGCTAAGTCGAGCCGCACCAGCGCTTTCTGGCGCAGGAACCAGGCCGTCTCGCCGTCTTCGACGGCCACCTGCTTATAGCCATCGCCCGCATTGGCAACCCCGTTGATGTTTACCCGCTGTGCGACGGAAAGGTCAGCCAGGTTGAGGCGGTTGAGGGTGGCATCTGGTCCGCTCACCGCAACCCACAGCTGTCCCTGACGGTCCAGGCTGTAGGCGCGGACCCTGCCCATGCCGCCGAGATACAGGGGAGAAGCAGACGCCACGCTCGCGCCGGTCGTTGTGTCCACGCGAACCAGGGTGCCGTCACCGGCGGCGAACAGCACGTACTCCCCCGCCGCGTCGTTGGTCACGGCCACGCCACTCGACGCGCTCTTCACTGTGGGAATAGTGACGATCTCGCCCGTGATGGGGTTCAGGCGGCGCAGTTGCGGCACGTTGAACCCGTCGAAGAACATGAACCAGGCACGGCCCGCGCTATCCACACCGAATGAGAGTGGCGCGGTCGGGTCGCCGTAGCCGCCCACCGGGAAAGTTTGCACGCTACCCTGGGCCAGGCGATAAAGCGCGCGGCTCCCCGTTCCGCTGGCCCAGACACTCCCGTCAGGCCCCACGCGGAGAGCTTGGCCGTTGACGCCGTCTCCCAGGGCGACCCGGGAAATTACCTGCTGGTTGCGAATTTGAAGGACATAGCCTCCCTGAAGCCCCCACAGATCGCCGTTGCTCGCCAGGGTCAGCGCCGTCACGGCGCCATCGCCGAGGAGCGTACGGCGGGGCGTTACTTTTCCAGCCACGGTAGAGGGTGTCCCGTATAGCGTCTGGACAGCAGGTCCACCCACTTGGCCCTGGAAATCACCGACGGAGGCGTCGGCACTCGCGGTGAGCCTCAAGGTGACGGCCGCGCTGGCACCGTCACCGAGTGTGACGGTTTCGCTGGAAGCCGTTATGCCTGTGGGGAGGCCCGTCAGGGTCAGAGTCGTGACGCCGCTGAAGCCGTTTTCGCTGAAGGCCGTGACGGTCACCTCGGCCGTCTCTCCCTGGGGCAGAAAGGTCAAGCGGGTGGGATCGGCATAGACGCGGACGGCGGGAGCGGCGACCGTCACGCTGGGGAGCGTGCCCCCACCCACCGGGGTGCCGCCCTTACGCACGATGATCTGGAGCGGTCCCGTATACGCGGGGGCGTTCGCCTCGGCCGTCAAGGTCAGGGTTGTACCGAGGGTCTGGGCTTGGAGTCCCCTCGTTTGAGCTTCCAGGGTGCGGATCAGCCGCCGCGCTACACCCGGAAGGCTCTGGCCGCTTAGCGGTGTCAACGTCAGCTTGGCCGGGGAGACGCGGATGCCGGGCACGTCCGTTTCTAGCGTAACCTCACCGCTCAGGCCACCCATCTGTGTAAACAGCGCGTCACGTGTTGCAGACGCTCCGGGGCGGAGGGTCAGAGGTGACTCGTCACGGAAGTAGACCTGGCTGCTCTCCTCTGCCCGCTTGAAGCCGAGGGTCACGCTAGCGCCCGCCTCGATGCTGCTCACGTTGTAGTGGTTCCGGGCCGTTGTGGTGGGCAGCTCGGTGATCTGCACTGCGTTCCAGCCGCGCGTGAGGTTGAGACGTAGGTCGAGTTCGGTTGTGCCGCAGGTGGCGGTACCTGTGAAGGTGGCGTTCGTGTCGGAGTAGAGGCGAGTCACCGGACGACCGTCGGAGGTCTGCTCGGTCACTGTGCCGAGGAAGTCGCTCTGGCGGCTGAAGGCCAGAATTTCGGGGAGTTCGGCACCAAAGTCCAGGGTGCTGCGTTCGCCATTGAAGGTACAGCCTTCCAGGAAAGACCCCAGTCGGCCCGGTGTAGGCAGACCACTATCCACTCTGCCTGTGGACGTGATGGTGGGAGATGTGGCATCCACGACTGTACCGCTCAAGGAGAAGTACACCCCGAGTGCAGCGGCGCCGAAGGTCCAGCCTGGCAGCATGCCTTGGATACGAGCGAGATTCAGTGCCGTGGGGGTTGGAGTCGACTCATACCCCAACGTGACCGTCTTGTCCGCGTCCAGCGTGACGGTCTGCGCTCCGGGCGTCGTGTAGCCGTTGACGGCCCCGCCCTCGACCTTGAACACGTCCCCGGCCTTGAGGCTGGCGAAAGTCTTGCTGCCCTCCAACGTGCCGCTGAAGACGGAAGCGTTCGTCGTCGTGTTCATGACGGTGACGGGCGCGCTCGCCACTCCGTCCAGCTTGACGGTGAGGCTGTGGGTGGTGGGAGGAGGCATGGGCCCGCCCGTGCAGGCTCCCAGGAGAACCGTGAGACCGAGCATGGTACCGGAAAGTCGAAGTCTCTTCATGTACGCTCAGGATTCTAAGGAACCTTTTCTTTCGTCGTTGTCAACTTTGAGGCGACCACCCGTCTCATGAAGCCTTCGTCAGATAAAGGCGGGAGTGGGAAAGTTCTCATCAAAGAGGAGGAGTTCACCGCGACCCCGTCTACACGTCTCGCCTTGCCGCGCCCTGCCCGGCCGCGCTACACTTGCCCCGATGTTCACCGCGCCGCCGACTCGGAAGGACGCCCCCGTGGCGCTTCTTCTTCGTTGGGGGCGGTGAGCGCAGCCCAGCGTTCGCCTATCCGCCCCCGGAGCAGAAAAGTGCTTCGGGGGCTTTCGCTTGCAGGACGTGCAGTCTGAGAGGAGTTGTGCCTGTATGGGAATGACGATTGCGGAGAAGATTCTGGCGGCCCACAGCGGTCACGAGTCTGTGGTGCCCGGCCAGCTCATCGAGTGCACGACCGACTGGGTGCTGTGCCACGAGATCACCACCCCCGCCGCCCTGCGGATGCTCGAAGAACGCGGCATGGACCGGGTGTTCAACCCCGACCAGATCGTCGCCGTGCCCGACCACTCCGTCCCGGCCATGAACATCAAGGCCGCCAAGATGTACCAGAAGCTCAAGTCCTGGGTGCACGAAAAGGGCATCAAGCACTTCTACGACGTGGGGCGCGGCGGCATCGCCCACGTCGTGCTGGAGAACACCGGCCTCGTGAGGCCCGGGCAGACCCTCGTGAGCGGCGACTCGCACACCTGCAACGCGGGGGCGCTCGGCATGTTCGCCACGGGCGTGGGCAGCACCGACCTCGCGGGCGCGATCTACGCGGGCCGGGTGTGGTTCAAGGTGCCCGAGACCATGCTGATCCGCGTGACGGGCGACATGCAGCCCGGCGTCACTCCCAAGGACATCGTGCTGGAGGTCATCAGGCGCATCGGGGCGGACGGGGCGAACTACCTCGTGATGGAGTGGGTGGGCGACACCATCGACCGGCTGGACATGGAGGGCCGTTTCACCCTGACGAACATGGCGATCGAGGCGGGCGGCAAGACCGGCATTATCAAAGTGGACGACACCACCCGCGCCTACCTCGCCGAGCGCGGGGTAACGCCCGATCAGTACATCGAATACACCTCCGACCCCGACGCGAACTACAAGGTCGTCATCGACGTGGACGCCTCGCAGGTCGAGCCCACCGTCGCCTACCCTCACATTCCCAGCAACGGGCGGGTGGCGGGCAGCGACCGCATCGCCGTGACGCACGCCTACGTTGGGAGCTGCACGAACGGGCGCATCGGCGACCTGCGGGACGTGGCGCGCATCCTGAAGGGGCGCCGAGTAGCGGACGGCGTGCAGATGATCGTCGTGCCCGCCACCCAGGCGATCTGGAAGCAGGCGGCACAGGAAGGGCTGATGGAAATCTTCGTGGACGCGGGGGCCAGCGTGAGCTACCCGAGCTGCGGCGCGTGCCTGGGGATGCACTCGGGCGTGCTGGGGCCGGACGACGTGTGTATCTCGTCCACCAACCGCAACTTCGTGGGCCGGATGGGCGACCCCTCGGCGCAGATTTACCTCGCCTCGCCCGCGACGGTGGCGGCGAGTGCGGTGGCCGGGTTCATCACCGACCCGCGCGAGTACAACGCGGGGGGCACGGAAGCGGCGGATTGAGGTGGCCGCAGAGTGGGTCTGGATCGTGGTGGGATTCGGCGGAGCTGGGTATCTGATGGGTTTGGCTGTCACCCGCAATCCACGCTGGGCGCTGTCGCCTGCACTTGCCTGTGTCCTGCTCATTCCTGTGTGGTTCTGGCTCGCTTCCCTGCTGCCCTACTACGACCCACAGATGCCCATGATCTTTGGAATTCCAATGACCGTAGTCCTGCTGGGCGCGACCCTGTTGGGGAAGGTAAGGTGGCGGGCAGGCGTGGCCTCGGTGGTCGCCACGCCATTGGCACTCTGCCTCTACGCCTTTATGAGCGATGTGTGGCAGCACAAATAGAGCGGAATGTGATTTCAAAGTGTGGGAGTCCCTATGGGTGAAGCCAAACGGCGCAAACAACTCGGGCTGATGCCCACCGTCCATCCCTTCGAGGCGCAGATGGACGCGGACGGCAACGTAACCCTGACGCGCGGGCCGGAGGACGCGGATTTGCGCGGGCGGATAGAGGCTGCCCTGAAAACTTCGCAGCCCTACGGGGCGGCCTGGGAC from Deinococcus aetherius includes:
- a CDS encoding tyrosine-protein phosphatase yields the protein MTEPQPDRALNFRRPLPDLYRSGDLDRLSERGRGELLTLGVTRMIDLRNRVEREIDPPPFLGRTEYLNLPLLPYRNRALNAATAEARSNADHYRASLDYAANQIMTVLGAILDAPPGPVLVHCHAGKDRTRLIVALCLELSGVPPERIADDYAASEPELATLYEAARARRTPEAWSKLEPFVAPRPEDVLAALAHLDTNWGGVGPYLTTHGFSSNEQAALAARLLPPPLSEF
- a CDS encoding roadblock/LC7 domain-containing protein — translated: MLPHLTQLVTDVDGAWAAAIGGLDGLLVEGHAAADTDLGLLVAEHAGLMRVANASYSDTLGDVNPRELYLRGERVSVYLHPITPDFFLLLALDGRSNLGQARLYGRAAARGLEAQL
- a CDS encoding roadblock/LC7 domain-containing protein, whose protein sequence is MRLDVLRTVPGLVGGVLAGPDGLPLEMVGPGGDALAAELTSLGAVLERMGRRLGAGAVTRVAFTSERVEVVAVAGETFLLAAALQRGTDTRAAGQLLARLASELSDLPVLEHA
- a CDS encoding roadblock/LC7 domain-containing protein; protein product: MIAPLLDVRGVRHAALVDARGAVVTAVGEEADLGVVGAGRAVIGSLQAALGQGQWQDLLLDVEGGPLLLTPHGDQILLTAFDDVANLGRVRFAVRRLLGQG
- a CDS encoding PIG-L deacetylase family protein; this translates as MTFSEQPTLLAVFAHPDDEAFSVGGTLTHYARRGVRVLLACATRGEAGKITVPGMTVDDLGQQRERELREACRALEISEPIFLDYHDSGRYERTRYDDPLALMNVSPLDVEVKLRALIEEVRPQVVVTFDPHGGYGHIDHLQIHRATTAAFFSTGHVAGGGPRRLYFTAFTHEAAQGISRMGQDLDPLVYGVSEDTIALRMNVAAYAENKKAALAAHGTQTGETSLLGRMSPEEREALETRLLGVESFAVGGTRTPLPTLPLRGLFDSVPGFETLDG
- the gluQRS gene encoding tRNA glutamyl-Q(34) synthetase GluQRS is translated as MTSPSSPVVGRFAPSPTGAMHLGNARTALLAWLHSRALGGRHLLRFEDLDTGRVRGWAFDTTRRDLEWLGLDWDAEFVQSERLDVYAEAVAQLDTYPCTCTRREVLAAIQASAGAPHGEEPVYPGTCRAGSVNPGRPAALRWRVPDETVCAHDVLTGETLCQHLHGEVGDFVLRRNDGAYAYHLAVVVDDGLMGVTDVVRGADLWPATPRQVALQKALGSPTPRYLHVPLMTDFRGERLAKRGGAPPLMALQEGGEEPGRVLAALARSLGWEVPETVCPEELLPSWRAQLAAAQFPLSPQT
- the trpB gene encoding tryptophan synthase subunit beta, translated to MSLTLPSYPQPDGRGRYGRFGGRYVPETLIPALDELEAAYQAAKADPAFLNELGRLFKEFVGRPSPLYLAQRLTDHAGGAKIYLKREDFNYTGAHKINNCLAQALLAVRMGKRRVIAETGAGQHGVASATAAALLGLDCVVYMGAEDIRRQALNVFRMRLLGAEVREVTSGTSTLKDATNEAIRDWVTNVRDTFYILGSVVGPHPYPAMVRDFQAVIGEEVKVQLQVVEGRSAPDAIVACVGGGSNAIGIFAPYAYLPEGERPRLIGTEAAGEGVESGRHAASMAGGRVGVLHGSMMYLLNDDEGQIVPPHSISAGLDYPGIGPEHCHYSETGVAEYVPVTDAQALEALQLLTRLEGIIPALESAHAVYHAVRLAQELGPEGVIVVNLSGRGDKDVAEVMRLLEMERDQDLLDKDVERVIEEVVA
- the trpA gene encoding tryptophan synthase subunit alpha, which encodes MTATLTRGAERIHAAFDRAKEEGRAAFMPFMTAGYPSAEEFPAVVDTLLAHADLLEVGIPYSDPLGDGPTVQRASEQALAGGTSTRRTLALVKDLRERHDTPIVVMTYVNPIYAVGPREFMRLCKDAGVDGLILPDLPPDQDLEIADLAAEHGLAVTFLIAPTSTPGRVRLVADACTGFLYAVSVTGVTGAREGSALGEVPAMLALAREHARVPVAVGFGVKDAATAHQVARVADGVVVGSAFINAVREGQDVGTLAASIAEGCRR
- a CDS encoding sugar efflux transporter gives rise to the protein MSDAPSPALAAAWRLPHAPGLALTVLLIGLAQSLAAPFLPLFAVNRLQLTPLQLGVFLTLTAVSSVLISTRLARLSDRLSDRRPVLLLALAASALGYAGLSVTRAYPGLLLVGATLLATGAAAFPQVFSLARAQFAAAPGTLPDRAVTALRSVFALAWVVGPGLGAFALARLDFGGLFLLTAGCLALAALPVLQVRATRPVAMNAVTTEAAQDERPRRPLAPVAVAFVLYGMSMSMGMTMFPLLVTRELGGTDGQVGFLVGFCALLEIPFMLAFVAARRLPSTERLVKWAMGLFVLHFALLFLAQGMPLLIVTQAVRAAVLAVLAGLGMAYFQELMPGRFGVATTLYSNTMNIGSMFAGIVSGAWAQLFGYRAVFLLCAGLTLGAWVVMQAITRSRAVSRRKVEAPL
- a CDS encoding Vgb family protein — translated: MKRLRLSGTMLGLTVLLGACTGGPMPPPTTHSLTVKLDGVASAPVTVMNTTTNASVFSGTLEGSKTFASLKAGDVFKVEGGAVNGYTTPGAQTVTLDADKTVTLGYESTPTPTALNLARIQGMLPGWTFGAAALGVYFSLSGTVVDATSPTITSTGRVDSGLPTPGRLGSFLEGCTFNGERSTLDFGAELPEILAFSRQSDFLGTVTEQTSDGRPVTRLYSDTNATFTGTATCGTTELDLRLNLTRGWNAVQITELPTTTARNHYNVSSIEAGASVTLGFKRAEESSQVYFRDESPLTLRPGASATRDALFTQMGGLSGEVTLETDVPGIRVSPAKLTLTPLSGQSLPGVARRLIRTLEAQTRGLQAQTLGTTLTLTAEANAPAYTGPLQIIVRKGGTPVGGGTLPSVTVAAPAVRVYADPTRLTFLPQGETAEVTVTAFSENGFSGVTTLTLTGLPTGITASSETVTLGDGASAAVTLRLTASADASVGDFQGQVGGPAVQTLYGTPSTVAGKVTPRRTLLGDGAVTALTLASNGDLWGLQGGYVLQIRNQQVISRVALGDGVNGQALRVGPDGSVWASGTGSRALYRLAQGSVQTFPVGGYGDPTAPLSFGVDSAGRAWFMFFDGFNVPQLRRLNPITGEIVTIPTVKSASSGVAVTNDAAGEYVLFAAGDGTLVRVDTTTGASVASASPLYLGGMGRVRAYSLDRQGQLWVAVSGPDATLNRLNLADLSVAQRVNINGVANAGDGYKQVAVEDGETAWFLRQKALVRLDLATGAQEYVALEYSDHDLHSLSLAPGAGTAYTFGFQSSQPAPEYLRVQR